Part of the Halobaculum halobium genome, CAGCCAGCGGGGCAAAGACGCCGCCCAGAAGATCGTCGACGCCCGCCAGTCGGCCGACCGCGAGGAGCGCAAACAGCTGTACACCGAGGCGATCACCACGATCCTCGAGGACCGCGCACACCTGCCCGCGTACAACCTCAAAAACAGCTTCGGCGTGAAAGAGTACGTCAACGACTTCACGTCGCACCCGGTGGACTCGTTCCACCTGGTGACCGACAACAACAACGTCTCGGTCGACAAGTAGTTCCAACCGCGAATCGGGCGGTAACTGACAGGAGCGGTCCCGAAAACCGCTTCCGCGAAGTTATATACCCTCATGCGAAACGAACGCACACGACACTAGAGAGATATGGGACGCGCACAGTACACGATCCGACGGGTCCTGCAGGCGATTCCGGTTCTGCTCGGAGTCGTCACGATCACGTACTTCCTGATGGAGGCGATGCCGGGCGACCCGGTGAGTATCATGCTCGGGCCGTCGCCCAGCGCCCAACAGGCCGCCGCCATCCGGGCGAAGTACGGACTCGACCAGCCGCTGTGGCTCCGCTACCTGAACTACCTCTGGGACGTGGTACAGCTCGATCTGGGAACGAGTCTGTACTACGAAGTTCCGGTCACCCAGAAGATCCTCGAACGGATGCCGGTGACGATACTGTTGCTCGCGTCGAGCTTCACGTTCGCGATCGTCACGTCGATCCCGCTCGGGATCATCTCGGCTCAGCGGCGCAACAAGCCCACGGACCACGTCGCCCGTGTCGTGGCGCTGCTGGGCGTCTCGACGCCCTCGTTCTGGATCGGGCTGGTGCTGATTATCCTGTTTGCCTACCAGGTCAGCTGGTTCCCCGCGACGAACCTCGTGCTTCCGTGGGCGTCGCCCGCGGAGGTGGGCGTCGACAGCCAGTTCGACGTGCTCGTCACGTCGCTGCACCACCTCGTGTTGCCGACGATATCGCTCGGCACGCTCCAGATGGCGGCGCTCACCCGGATCGAGCGGTCGTCGATGCTGGAGGTGCTCGGCGAGGAGTACGTCAAGCTCGCTCGCGCCTACGGCGTCAAGGAGACGACGATCCTCCGCAAGCACGCCTTCCGTAACGCACAGCTCCCGCTGATCACGCTGTTGGGGCTTCAGCTCACCAGCGCCATCGGCGGGGCGGTGTTGACCGAGACCGTCTTCTCCATCAACGGAATGGGGACGCTCATCATCACCGCGATCAACAACCAAGACTTCGCGCTGGTCGTCGGCACGACGCTCGTGCTCGGCTTGGTGTTCGTCGTCGGGGTCATCCTCACCGACCTCTCGTACGCGTACATCGACCCGCGAGTCACCTTCGAGGACGCAGACTGATGGCGACGACAACCGGATCCGACACCGACTCGCGAACCGAGAGCGAATCACAGTCCGTCGAGTCCGACCCGGAACAGCCCGCCGCGAACGTCGGGTGGCGCTACACCGTCTCGCAGGTCCGCCGCGACCCGACGGCGCTTGCGGGGCTGGGAATAATCGGGATCGCGACGCTCGTTGCGGTCATCGCGTTCCTCGATCAGTCCGTCCTTCCGCTGCTCGGGATCGAACAGTACGCCATCGCGCAGGCGGTGTGGATGAGTCCCAACGCCGAGGTCGCCCCGCAGCTGCTGCCGCCGGCGTGGACGACCAACGTCTTCGGCGAGGGCACGTGGGCCCACCCGCTGGGCACCGACGACCGCGGGCGCGACATCCTCTCGCGGGTGTTCTACGGCACGCGAATCGCCATCTCCGTCGGCGTCATCGCGACGACCATCGCGCTGGTTGCCGGGACGGTCGTCGGGTCGGTCGCCGGCTACTACGGCGGTCGCATCGACGACGTGCTGATGCGTGCCGTCGAGACCCTGTACGCCATCCCGTTTCTCGTGCTCGTCATCGTGTTCATGGTCGCGTTCGGTCGCAACCTCACGTTCGCGATGATCGGCGTCGGGATCGCCAACATCCCGACGTTCGCCCGGCTCATCCGCTCGCGGGTGCTGTCGGTGCGCGAGGAGGACTACATCGAGGCGGCACGTGCGGCCGGCGTTCGCGACCGCAACATTATCTTCAGACACGTCATTCCGAACAGCTTCGCGCCCGTCCTGGTACAGGCGACCCTGCAGATCGGCGTGGCGATCCTCATCGTCGCCGGGCTGTCGTTCCTCGGCTTCGGCGCACAGCCGCCCACGCCGTCGTGGGGACAGATGCTCTCGCAGTCGCGCGACTACATGCTCCCCGACCCGTGGTTCAGTATCTGGCCCGGGATGGCGATTCTCATCACCGTTGTCGGCTTCAACCTGCTCGGCGACGGGCTCCGCGACGCCCTCGATCCCCGTATCAACAACTGATGTCCGAACCACTACTCACAGTCGAGAACCTGAAGACCCAGTTCTTCACCGAGGAAGGCACCGTCCGCGCGGTCGACGGCGTGAACTTCGAGGTCAACGAGGGCGAACTCGTCGGCCTCGTCGGCGAGTCCGGGGCCGGCAAGTCGGTCGCCGCCCAGTCGATCATGCGGCTCGTCGAGGAGCCGGGCCGGATCGTCGACGGCACCGTCACGTTCGACGGGAAGAAGCTGGTCGACATCACCGAGACCCCCGACGGTCGGATGGAAGAGTCCGACGAAATGCTCTCGAACCGGGAGATGCGCGAGCAGATCCGCGGCCGCGAGATCGCGATCGTCTTCCAGGATCCCATGGAGTCGCTCAACCCCGTGTTCAAGGTGGGCGCCCAGCTCCGGGAGTTCATCGAGCTGAACCGAGAGGTGGGCGAGTCGGAGGCGAAGCGGATCGCCGTCGACATGCTCCGAGAGGTCGGCATTCCAGAGCCCGAGGCCCGGTACGACGACTACCCCCACGAGTTCTCGGGCGGCATGCGTCAGCGCGTGCTGATCGCGATGGCGCTGGCGTGTGAGCCGCGGCTCATCATCGCCGACGAGCCGACGACCGCGCTCGACGTGACCGTCGAGGGGCAGATCCTCGATCTGGTCAGCGACCTCCAGGAGCGGTACGACACCGCGTTCCTGTGGGTCACCCACGACATGGGCGTCGTCGCGGAGATCTGCGACCGCGTGAACGTCATGTACCTCGGGGAGGTTGTCGAGGAGGCCAAGGTGGACGATCTGTTCCACGACACGAAACACCCCTACACCGAGGCGCTGCTGCGGTCGATGCCTCGCCCCGATCAGGCCGTCGAGTCGCTCGATCCGATCAAGGGGGTGATGCCGGAGGCGATCAACCCGCCATCCGGCTGCCGGTTCCACACGCGCTGTCCGGAAGCGCGGGAGGCCTGCAAGGAGTTCCACCCGGAGTACCACGACGTGAGCGACGCCAGCGAGGCTCCGCACTCGGTGTCGTGTATCAAGTACGAGGCCGTCGGCTACGAGGACAGCGACCCGCTGGAGACGGAGGCGACGGGCGCCTTCGCGGGCGGACTTGCCGAGATGCGGGGCGACGAGGGCGGGGGCGCAACCGGCGTTTCCGGAGGTGGGGCCGATGAGTGAAGCCACCGGGACGGGTCCGCTCGGCGCCGGCGACGGCGAGGCCGACGACGACACGATCCTGAGCGTTCAGGGGCTGACGAAGCACTTCAGTCAGTCCGACGGGATGCTGTCGGCGCTGTTCGACGAGCCCCCCGTTCGCGCGGTCGAGGACGTGAGCTTCGACGTGAAGCGCGGCGAGACGCTCGGGCTCGTCGGCGAGTCCGGGTGCGGGAAGTCGACGCTCGCGCGCACCATCCTCCGACTCATCGATCCCACGGACGGTGCCGTTTACTTCGAGGGCGACAACCTCGCAGAGCTGTCGGGATCGGACCTCCGCGAGCGCCGCCGCGACCTGCAGATGATCTTCCAAGATCCCCAGTCGAGCCTGGACCCGCGGATGAAGGTCGGCCCCATCGTTGAGGAGCCGATGAAAGCGCACGGGCTCTACACGGGCGAACGCGAGGAACGCGCCCGCGAGTTGCTGGAGAAGGTCGGGCTCGACCCGCACCACTACAACCGCTACCCCCACCAGTTCTCCGGGGGTCAACGCCAGCGGATCAACCTGGCGCGAGCGCTGTCGGTCAACCCCGACTTCATCGTCTGCGACGAGCCGGTGTCGGCGCTCGACGTCTCGATCCAGGCGCAGGTGCTCAACACGATGCAGGAGCTGCAAGACGAGTTCGGTCTCACCTACCTGTTCATCGCACACGACCTCAGCGTCATCCGCCACATCTCCGACCGCGTCGCCGTGATGTACCTCGGCCAGCTGGTCGAACTCGCCGAGACCGAGGAACTGTTCGATCACCCGAAACACCCGTACACGGAGGCGCTGCTCGATTCCATCCCGGTCCCGGACCCGCGCGCGACGGGTGCCCGGAGCGTGCTGGAAGGCGACGTTCCCTCGCCGATCGAGCCCCCGTCTGGCTGTCGGTTCCGGACCCGGTGTCCGAAGCTCATCCAGCCGGACGAGTTCACGATGGACGCCGACACGTGGGCGGCCGTCCGGGAGTTCACTCGTGCGGTGGACCGGCGCA contains:
- a CDS encoding ABC transporter permease, with translation MATTTGSDTDSRTESESQSVESDPEQPAANVGWRYTVSQVRRDPTALAGLGIIGIATLVAVIAFLDQSVLPLLGIEQYAIAQAVWMSPNAEVAPQLLPPAWTTNVFGEGTWAHPLGTDDRGRDILSRVFYGTRIAISVGVIATTIALVAGTVVGSVAGYYGGRIDDVLMRAVETLYAIPFLVLVIVFMVAFGRNLTFAMIGVGIANIPTFARLIRSRVLSVREEDYIEAARAAGVRDRNIIFRHVIPNSFAPVLVQATLQIGVAILIVAGLSFLGFGAQPPTPSWGQMLSQSRDYMLPDPWFSIWPGMAILITVVGFNLLGDGLRDALDPRINN
- a CDS encoding ABC transporter permease, which encodes MGRAQYTIRRVLQAIPVLLGVVTITYFLMEAMPGDPVSIMLGPSPSAQQAAAIRAKYGLDQPLWLRYLNYLWDVVQLDLGTSLYYEVPVTQKILERMPVTILLLASSFTFAIVTSIPLGIISAQRRNKPTDHVARVVALLGVSTPSFWIGLVLIILFAYQVSWFPATNLVLPWASPAEVGVDSQFDVLVTSLHHLVLPTISLGTLQMAALTRIERSSMLEVLGEEYVKLARAYGVKETTILRKHAFRNAQLPLITLLGLQLTSAIGGAVLTETVFSINGMGTLIITAINNQDFALVVGTTLVLGLVFVVGVILTDLSYAYIDPRVTFEDAD
- a CDS encoding ABC transporter ATP-binding protein translates to MSEATGTGPLGAGDGEADDDTILSVQGLTKHFSQSDGMLSALFDEPPVRAVEDVSFDVKRGETLGLVGESGCGKSTLARTILRLIDPTDGAVYFEGDNLAELSGSDLRERRRDLQMIFQDPQSSLDPRMKVGPIVEEPMKAHGLYTGEREERARELLEKVGLDPHHYNRYPHQFSGGQRQRINLARALSVNPDFIVCDEPVSALDVSIQAQVLNTMQELQDEFGLTYLFIAHDLSVIRHISDRVAVMYLGQLVELAETEELFDHPKHPYTEALLDSIPVPDPRATGARSVLEGDVPSPIEPPSGCRFRTRCPKLIQPDEFTMDADTWAAVREFTRAVDRRTFEAEDRGAVRAEFFPDGPPSGRAGDVVDEALDRVADEEWEDAADQLVSTFADASICATEEPSYAVEPTVGDGQHFAACHLHREDVEAPAPADD
- a CDS encoding ABC transporter ATP-binding protein: MSEPLLTVENLKTQFFTEEGTVRAVDGVNFEVNEGELVGLVGESGAGKSVAAQSIMRLVEEPGRIVDGTVTFDGKKLVDITETPDGRMEESDEMLSNREMREQIRGREIAIVFQDPMESLNPVFKVGAQLREFIELNREVGESEAKRIAVDMLREVGIPEPEARYDDYPHEFSGGMRQRVLIAMALACEPRLIIADEPTTALDVTVEGQILDLVSDLQERYDTAFLWVTHDMGVVAEICDRVNVMYLGEVVEEAKVDDLFHDTKHPYTEALLRSMPRPDQAVESLDPIKGVMPEAINPPSGCRFHTRCPEAREACKEFHPEYHDVSDASEAPHSVSCIKYEAVGYEDSDPLETEATGAFAGGLAEMRGDEGGGATGVSGGGADE